A window of the Diabrotica undecimpunctata isolate CICGRU chromosome 1, icDiaUnde3, whole genome shotgun sequence genome harbors these coding sequences:
- the LOC140432292 gene encoding uncharacterized protein, with amino-acid sequence MYYKIIAVCVLLPILQLQCTEGMYMIGVSRYLSELAKRDPLYAVNPLYAVQVEKECVCMNWRYCEGTINSDKICPGSYTKVCCNKPEVVTLVPPPVKICDPDENKLEIEGLEDITPCV; translated from the exons ATGTATTACAAAATAATTGCGGTCTGCGTTTTACTACCAATACTGCAACTTCAGTGCACTGAAGGTATGTACATGATAGGAGTATCCAGATATTTGTCAGAACTTGCAAAGCGAGATCCTTTATACGCAGTTAATCCACTATATGCTGTTCAAGTAGAAAAAGAATGTGTTTGCATGAATTGGAGATACTGCGAGGGAACGATCAATTCTGA caaAATCTGCCCTGGAAGTTATACTAAAGTCTGTTGTAACAAACCGGAAGTAGTAACATTAGTACCTCCTCCTGTGAAAATCTGTGACCCAGATGAAAACAAACTAGAAATTGAAGGATTGGAAGATATCACCCCATGTgtataa